The following proteins are encoded in a genomic region of Mycolicibacterium rutilum:
- a CDS encoding DUF3253 domain-containing protein, translating to MSTKQRLREAILELSRERGPDKTICPSDAARAVGGADWRDLMDDARATARDLARRGDVEISQKGEVLDPDATWRGPIRIRAK from the coding sequence GTGAGCACGAAACAGCGGCTGCGCGAAGCGATCCTGGAGTTGTCGCGCGAACGCGGCCCGGACAAGACAATCTGCCCGTCCGACGCCGCCCGCGCGGTCGGCGGTGCGGACTGGCGTGACCTGATGGACGACGCCCGCGCCACCGCGCGCGACCTCGCGCGTCGCGGCGACGTCGAGATCTCCCAGAAAGGCGAGGTGCTCGACCCCGACGCGACTTGGCGCGGACCCATCCGGATCCGCGCCAAGTAG
- a CDS encoding phytanoyl-CoA dioxygenase family protein, whose translation MSVDDEPVTTLDDLKGDLARRHKFAPSGGASVDPAIVEADMAALDRDGYLVFDNLLDADECRQIKETVAPWLVHPGRNAFEGRHTQRVYSLLSRTRICDRLVDHPRVLAVLDRLLMDNYLLSALQAINIQPGESAQLTHHDDGFYPIPRPRDPLAAATIWAIDDFTADNGATVLYPGSHRWGRRRPGPADAAMPVVMPAGSCVFFVGTLWHGGGANTSGSARLAVTAQYCQPWLRPMEAFTLSISRDTAREVSDDIRRMIGYSIHPPFVGAVDGLHPLRLLDR comes from the coding sequence ATGAGCGTCGACGACGAGCCCGTCACCACGCTGGACGACCTGAAGGGCGATCTGGCGCGCCGACACAAGTTCGCGCCCAGCGGCGGCGCCTCGGTGGACCCCGCGATCGTCGAGGCCGACATGGCAGCCCTGGACCGCGACGGCTACCTCGTCTTCGACAACCTGCTCGACGCCGACGAGTGCCGGCAGATCAAGGAGACGGTCGCGCCGTGGCTGGTGCATCCCGGGCGCAATGCCTTCGAGGGCAGGCACACCCAGCGCGTCTACAGCCTGCTGAGCCGGACGCGGATCTGCGACCGGCTGGTCGATCATCCGCGGGTGCTGGCGGTGCTCGACCGGCTGCTGATGGACAACTATCTGCTGTCCGCGTTGCAGGCCATCAACATCCAACCCGGCGAGTCCGCGCAACTGACCCATCATGACGACGGCTTCTACCCGATCCCGCGGCCACGCGATCCGCTGGCCGCCGCGACGATCTGGGCGATCGACGACTTCACCGCCGACAACGGCGCCACCGTGCTCTACCCGGGCAGCCACCGCTGGGGCAGGCGTCGGCCGGGACCCGCCGATGCCGCGATGCCGGTCGTCATGCCCGCCGGGTCCTGCGTGTTCTTCGTCGGCACGCTGTGGCACGGCGGCGGCGCGAACACCAGCGGCAGCGCCCGGCTCGCCGTCACCGCGCAGTACTGCCAGCCGTGGCTGCGCCCGATGGAGGCGTTCACGCTGTCGATATCCCGCGACACCGCGCGCGAGGTCTCCGACGACATCCGGCGCATGATCGGCTACAGCATCCATCCGCCGTTCGTCGGGGCCGTCGACGGTCTGCACCCGTTGCGGCTGCTGGACCGGTGA
- the fadD8 gene encoding fatty-acid--CoA ligase FadD8, whose amino-acid sequence MSDALLRHPIHSGHLTVGALKRNKDKPVLFLGDTTLTGGELADRISQYVQAFEALGAGSGTATGLLSLNRPEVLMIIGAGQTQGYRRTALHPLGSLDDHAYVLNDAGVTSLIIDPNPMFVERAQGLLQKVPALKQVLTIGPVPPELEGVGVDLTAEAAKYSPQPLVAADLPPDHVGGMAYTGGTTGKPKGVIGTVQSITTMTTIQLAEWEWPQRPKFLMCTPLSHAGAAFFVPTIIKGGELVVLTKFDPAEVLRVIEEQKITATMLVPSMIYALMDHPDSRTRDLSSLETVYYGASAMNPVRLREAIDRFGPIFAQYYGQSEAPMVITYLAKGDHDEKRLTSCGRPTVFARVALLDAEGNRVPQGEVGEICVSGPLVSGGYWNKPEATAETFRDGWMHTGDLAREDEDGFYYIVDRTKDMIVTGGFNVFPREVEDVVAEHPSVAQVCVIGTPDEKWGEAVTAVVVLRPDASRSEEAVAQMTSEIQAAVKERKGSVQSPKQVIVVDSVPVTALGKPDKKAVRAQFWAGSDRAVG is encoded by the coding sequence ATGAGTGATGCCCTGCTGCGCCATCCCATCCACTCCGGCCACCTCACGGTGGGAGCGCTGAAGCGCAACAAGGACAAGCCGGTGCTGTTCCTCGGCGACACCACGTTGACCGGCGGCGAGCTCGCCGACCGCATCAGCCAGTACGTTCAGGCGTTCGAGGCGCTCGGCGCGGGGTCCGGCACGGCGACCGGCCTGCTGTCGCTGAACCGGCCCGAGGTGTTGATGATCATCGGCGCCGGCCAGACCCAGGGCTACCGCCGCACCGCACTACACCCTCTCGGTTCTCTCGACGACCACGCGTACGTGCTCAACGACGCCGGGGTCACGTCGCTGATCATCGACCCCAACCCGATGTTCGTCGAACGGGCGCAGGGACTGCTGCAGAAGGTGCCCGCGCTCAAGCAGGTGCTGACCATCGGGCCGGTGCCGCCGGAGCTGGAGGGCGTCGGCGTCGACCTGACGGCCGAGGCCGCGAAGTATTCGCCGCAGCCCCTGGTGGCCGCCGACCTGCCGCCCGATCACGTCGGCGGAATGGCCTACACCGGCGGCACCACCGGCAAGCCGAAGGGCGTGATCGGCACCGTGCAGTCGATCACCACGATGACGACCATCCAGCTCGCCGAGTGGGAGTGGCCGCAACGGCCGAAGTTCCTGATGTGCACGCCGCTCTCGCACGCCGGCGCGGCGTTCTTCGTGCCGACGATCATCAAGGGCGGCGAGTTGGTGGTGCTCACCAAGTTCGACCCGGCCGAGGTGCTGCGGGTGATCGAAGAGCAGAAGATCACCGCGACGATGCTGGTGCCGTCGATGATCTACGCGCTGATGGATCACCCGGATTCGCGGACCCGCGATCTGTCGTCGCTGGAGACGGTCTACTACGGCGCCTCGGCGATGAACCCGGTGCGGCTGCGCGAGGCGATCGACCGGTTCGGCCCGATCTTCGCGCAGTACTACGGCCAGTCCGAGGCGCCGATGGTGATCACGTACCTGGCCAAGGGCGACCACGACGAGAAGCGGCTGACGTCGTGCGGGCGGCCGACCGTGTTCGCGCGGGTCGCGCTGCTGGACGCCGAGGGCAATCGGGTGCCGCAGGGTGAGGTCGGCGAGATCTGCGTGTCGGGGCCGCTGGTGTCCGGCGGGTACTGGAACAAGCCCGAGGCGACGGCCGAGACGTTCCGGGACGGTTGGATGCACACCGGCGACCTGGCCCGCGAGGATGAGGACGGCTTCTACTACATCGTCGACCGCACCAAGGACATGATCGTCACCGGCGGCTTCAACGTCTTCCCGCGTGAGGTGGAAGACGTTGTCGCCGAACACCCTTCGGTCGCGCAGGTGTGCGTGATCGGCACGCCCGACGAGAAGTGGGGCGAGGCGGTGACCGCGGTGGTGGTGCTGCGCCCCGACGCCTCCCGCTCCGAGGAGGCCGTCGCGCAGATGACGTCCGAGATCCAGGCCGCGGTCAAGGAGCGCAAGGGTTCCGTGCAGTCGCCCAAGCAGGTGATCGTCGTCGACTCGGTGCCGGTGACCGCGCTGGGCAAGCCCGACAAGAAGGCGGTGCGCGCGCAGTTCTGGGCCGGCTCGGACCGCGCCGTCGGCTGA